In one window of Poriferisphaera corsica DNA:
- a CDS encoding SEL1-like repeat protein produces the protein MQKAAITTLILTALTACVTNETGITYRSASEQNIKIQTLNSQSTKSNSQQAQEFFELALQYEQGNGVAKDEILAIQLYKNATSLGHLEAQEHLNRLVKE, from the coding sequence ATGCAAAAAGCAGCCATAACAACATTGATCCTGACCGCCCTCACCGCTTGCGTCACCAACGAAACAGGTATCACCTATCGCTCAGCTAGCGAACAAAATATCAAAATCCAAACCCTCAATTCGCAATCAACTAAATCCAATAGCCAACAGGCCCAAGAATTCTTTGAGCTCGCACTTCAATACGAGCAAGGCAATGGCGTAGCCAAAGACGAAATCCTCGCCATACAGCTATACAAAAATGCAACCTCACTTGGCCACCTTGAAGCTCAAGAGCACCTCAACAGACTCGTAAAGGAATAA
- a CDS encoding nitroreductase family protein, with product MEKPTENIYPIHSLISRRWSPRSFSEKSIEPKLLQSIFEAARWAASSYNEQPWRFIIATRDSPSAYQTALACLVEANQAWAQTAPVLILTLTSDHFSHNDNPNRCALHDLGLATSNLTLQALEYGIFAHHMAGIDANKIQVAYNIPDNYTPQTAIALGYPANPQSLPEEWMREAETSPRTRKSPTDLFFENTFNNPHSLFAN from the coding sequence ATGGAAAAACCAACTGAGAATATATACCCAATCCACTCACTCATTTCTCGCCGCTGGTCTCCTCGTTCTTTCTCCGAGAAATCAATCGAGCCAAAATTACTTCAATCGATTTTCGAAGCCGCGCGTTGGGCCGCATCCTCATATAACGAACAACCCTGGCGATTCATTATCGCGACACGCGATAGCCCCTCAGCCTACCAAACCGCCCTCGCCTGCCTCGTCGAAGCCAATCAAGCATGGGCCCAAACAGCCCCCGTCCTCATTCTCACACTGACTTCCGATCACTTCTCTCACAACGACAATCCTAATCGTTGTGCACTTCACGATCTGGGGCTCGCTACATCCAATTTGACACTTCAAGCCCTCGAGTATGGAATCTTTGCCCATCACATGGCCGGTATCGATGCAAACAAAATCCAAGTCGCATACAACATCCCTGACAACTACACACCTCAAACAGCTATTGCTCTAGGTTATCCCGCCAACCCACAATCACTTCCTGAAGAATGGATGCGTGAAGCAGAAACTTCACCCCGTACACGCAAATCGCCCACCGATCTCTTCTTTGAAAATACCTTCAATAATCCCCATAGCCTATTCGCCAATTAG